CATCAGACATGAGCTTTTACGCAACATACTTGGAGCACAGAGAAAAGAAATACATGGAACTCTTTCATTCTTAAAAAACAAAACACTTGGTCGGATGATATTGAATGGAATGCAGATATTGGCCTTCTAACAGTCAATAAAATCTAAAAGGTGTGATATTAGAACTGAAGCAATGAAATTTTATTGCAGGAATATGGCCAGAATTGCCTAGTTTTAACGATAATGGGATGAGCATGATCCCATCAAGGTGGAAAGGAACCTGCATGGAAGGATCTGATTTCAAAAAATCTGATTGTAATAGGTAAATGCGTGACCtggtaattgttttttttttgcatcTATTTATACAATAATTTATGTGTGTTTAAAAAATCTATGACAATATATATTCTTAAACCTCGCCTCAGTTCCTTATCCTATGAATTTATTTAATACTGTGATAGGAAGCTGATAGGTGCAAGATACTATACTAGTCAAGTAGTATCCATCCAACCACCATCAAATGACCCCCACGTTAACAAAGTAAATACTTTTGGATCACCAAGAGATAGTGTAGGTCATGGAACACACACAGCGTCCACAGCTGCTGGCTCAATGGTATCAAACGCTAGCTACTATGGCATAGCAGGAGGAGTAGCCAAGGGAGGTTCTCCTTCAAGTAGGCTCGCCATGTACAAGGCATGCTCACTCGGTGGATGTGCTAGCTCTACTGTGTTAAGAGCAATAGACGATGCTATTGATGATGGTGTCGACATAATCTCAATATCAATAGGAATGAGCTCTGTATTTCAGTCTGATTATCTAAGTGACCCCATCAGCATTGGTGCATTCCACGCTAACCAGAGAGGTATATTGGTTGTTTGTTCGGGTGGAAATGATGGGCCAGATCCATATACAGTGGTCAATTCAGCTCCATGGATTTTCACAGTTGCAGCTTCAAGTATTGATAGGAGTTTTCAGTCAACAATTGTTCTCGGCAATGGAAACATGTTCAAGGTAAATTACACTAGCAACAATGTCTGTGAAAATACTAATCTTTTGTGTTGTCAGAACTTCAAAACCTGTCACATTATATATCAACTAGATTGTGTCATTCTTTCAGAAACATCTGCGCAGTCAATCATGCCAAGCAAAATCTTCATTATTGAAGTATGATAATAgatttatctaaacctcaaaaTGTAAAACTACAAACTTGTCCAGGGAACAGCTATAAATTTCTCCAATCATAGTGAATCAGTGACATATCCCCTTGCTTATGGTGGCGATGTTGCAGCAGAGTTAACACCGAGATCAGAAGCAAGGTACTACTACATATCAAATTCAGTACTCTTCTCTCATATCCCGCAGAACAGTGGGTGCTAATCAGACTTGATTCTCCTCTTACTTTTCTCTTATGAAATTGATTCATAGTAATTGTTATCCTGGATCAATCGATGCTGATAAGGCTGCTGGAAAGATTTTAGTATGTGTCAACACTGATCCATCTGTGACAAGGCGTATAAAGAAGTCGGTAGCTGAAGGAGCAAAAGCTAAAGGGATGATTCTTATGGATGAGGTCGAAAAAGAGGTGCCATTTGATTCAGGCAGTTTCCCATTCTCACAGATTGGAAATGATATGGGAGATCAAATTCTTCGTTATATTAACTCTACTAGGTAAGATACGCTTTAAAAGTTTTAGGTTGCAGATCAAAGTGATTTTAATTTGTAAATTGCGAATGCAGAAAGCCTTCTGCTGTCATTCTACCAACTGAGGAAGTGAAGGAGTTCAAACCTGCACCGGCCGTTGCTTACTTCTCTGCCAGGGGTCCTGGAGCACTCACTGAATCTATTCTTAAGGTTCAATTTCTTTTCATGCTTAATTCAAATGGGGCCAATGTCTATACAAATTATCCATGGTCCATGACTTTCTTTGTTGTTGATTTATTTCTGATAAACAGCCTGATGTGATGGCTCCGGGCGTTAGCATTTTGGCAGCATCAATTCCTTCGTCTGATGGTGTTCCTGTAGGGAAAAAACCATCAACCTTTGCTATCAAATCAGGAACTTCAATGGCTTGCCCACATGTAGCTGGTGCTGGTGCCTTTGTGAAATCTGCTCATCCAAGGTGGTCTGCCTCAATGATAAGATCTGCACTCATGACAACAGGTATTTTGTCGCATGGGAATTTCAGTAGCACTGATATCAGAAATTATTGATAGCCTTGCTTTCATCCCTGCAATGCAGCTTCTGTAACAAACAACCTTGGAAAGTCCCTCACAAGCAACTCAGGTGCTAGTGCAAACTATCATGACACGGGAGCAGGAGAGATAAGTCCACTTAGAGCTCTGAGTCCAGGAATAATCTTTGAAACCACCACAGAAGACTACCTTAACTTCCTCTGCTACTATGGCTACAAAAACCAAGCAATAAGAACCATTGCGGGCACCAACTTCAGCTGTCCAATTAACCCCTCGCCAGACCTAATATCCAGCATCAATTATCCTTCCATCTCTATTGCAAAGTTGGAAGGCAAGAATCAAGCAGTGACAACTGTCAGCAGAACAGTGACAAATGTCGGACCACCAAATTCCACATACACTGTTTCTGTGGATGCTCCAACTGGATTAATAGTGAAGGTTTCACCTGAGAGGTTAGTTTTCACAAGGAGAGGGATGAAGGCTTCCTACCATGTCAATTTCCAAGCTACGACAATGAGCAAAGGATATGCATATGGGTCCATAGTATGGTCAGATGGAGCTCACAAGGTTACAACAGTATTTGCAGTCAATCTTATGTAATCCATTGTCTGTACAATTTGATCGAGTTTTTTTCTTCCCCTTTTTCCGAGTTTTGTCCTCCTACATTAATCTCTTCTGGTGCCTTCATTTTCTTTATATCTTTTGTTTTTCTATTATAACTTTTGCTTTCCTGTGGAATTGTGGTACCCGTAACTTTCCTACAATACCTGCATCGTGATTTCAGTATGCCGTTGAGCTCCTCGTTTTTTCTCTTAGTGATGTCTCCTTCTAATATTTTTAGGACAAAAATTAAAGGGACCTGTTAAATAAGAGCGATTATATTAGCGACCCCTTTTACAAAAGAGACAAATAAGCACTCCTTCCATAAACTATCTTAAGAATACTATGAATCCAGTGTTGTTCTATAAGCTATTGAGTAGCTTCTACAATATGTAAAATGTGTAGAAGCTACCAGctaacttctataatatatagAAGTTAGCAGGTATTTGTTACACATTATACAAGTACATGCTCAATTGACACGCTTGATCGTAATTAAATTATGTTCATTTGAAATGAAATAAATGTCATAGAGTCTACATATTTATTTTGctaattgaaatattatttttacatCAGATAAGCATGTTAGGATCGAAATATGGGGTTGAATAGTTTATCGCGCTTTGAttgcttgcttctttgatgatgatatgcagcataATAAACTCGAACCaaacttacaacgctaacacaaaggatttacttggtatccacctcaagaaaagatgactaatccaaggatccacacacgacacgcactccactaataaaaatactccttctcgatcgcaaccggaggcggagaagtctcatacaaactcacacaacaatatacaacacccacaagaagaaaatacaaaatatacaaatggacttcttgcttacttgttgcttgttgttgcctcttgaaccttggaagtgtgaTTACACTTGtctcaagagccttcaagaacttgcTATGAAATGCAAGAAGTCACGAGATCGCGCTTACGTCGCCGGAGAGGAATCACAAAGAAGACGCCACCAATGGATATAACCTATGCAcgagtcggatcccaatcgatcaatgacTTCAATCGATTAGAGATTTTgaacgatcggctgatcgattcagagcacctctgtgttTTCCGGAAAACGCCAGAATCGATTGCTTGATCGATTCAAACTTCATCGCCGATTTTCGCTTCCCaaccgatcgactgatcgattgaggtgcccaatcgatcgatcgatcgattgggagaggttcTGTGTCGCGACattactccaatcgatcgccgatcgattgggccaaacCTTCTTCACAACACACATCCAATTGATCGATTGATTGATTGAAtacggttcaatcgatcggttgatcaatcgaCCCACCTTTGCcttgcctaaactcaagtccaagatccccaaccaacatccgtcaaccgTGACCGTTGAAACCTTATgccagcatccggtcaaccttgaccgctaagacttcttcaccaagtgtcttgctaatccctttgatccacttggacttttttccgcGTGCCGAGTGTCcggccaaccttgacccacttggacttccaccagatgtccgatcacccttgacccatctcgatttccacgtgtctgtcttgactcaccaggactttcacctagcttcacccactaggatttccacctggcttcattGACCATGATTTTCACCTGGCATCAATcacttcgacctacttggacttcccaacaccgtgtgtcaaccttgactcactggATTTTCATGTGCATGGCttcacccaccaggactttcacctagtttcactcactataattttctcactgcccggcttcactcaccaagattttcccactgcccggcttcacttaccgggattttcacctacctggcttcactcaccaagactttcacctagcttcgctcactaggattttcacctggcttcactcacccggattttcctctgtctagcttcactcaccagggcttttcatctacctggcttcacgcaccaggacttcccatctgcctaatgtccagttaggactttcccagtcaagtatccgatctgcattgacctacttgactcttcttcataccaAACTGGTCAAACCCTTACCAGAAGGGAAATGCATCAGTAATCTCTCCAATCGGACGATTGTACCTGCAATCTCCACATattgtcagtctccatgtattgtcaaacatcgaaactcaaatatcCTGACTCAGGCTTAAGCTACTCTAAGCCTAGTCagcctggtcaactttgacctaggggttattgcaccaacaatttttccctttttgatgtttgacaatacctttaagttacgCTAATCCCAAAACCTCAACTTCCTttttcatgccaaagcatgaatgagggtttctttcattctctccctttcctaaagggcaaactccctcttaaggAATTGAAGGCATAGTACAAACCCTACATTTTCCCCCTAACTTTCTTAGAGGGgtaaaggcctaacttaaaccctacattctcctcctattagcacacatcaaaatctctccccctgaagagttactcactattgttcacaacttcactcgttgttcattaacatcataatgaaggcctcatacccttcattatcttcaatgctCACTTGAGAATTAACtaatccaacaatgaaggtctcatacccttcactgcATTAACAActaaataatgaagatatccactctccattgtttctaatgctcaaccttgagcatttttccaaacgaaggatttaccaccttcaatggtttcggaaaaatatttccatatttttaaagagtagctccccttaaaaacatgcttcaaacttctgtcattgcaccaacaatgatttggaatccctaaatctttagaaaacccaaaattagaagttttgaggttcaaaaatccaATATTGAAACTAAACATCAACATAAatttctacttagtcttccttaactaatccatccttgttttcatcatgaaaactccccctaagtgtatacaaatatatttcaaggggttaggaatgactacctagactaaaaatggtttaaaatgctgaaatcaggcttcccACCTAAAATCGACATTTTCAATCAATTGAAGTtgagtctcaatcgattgaaatcatttcaatcgatccactgatcgattccgcgAGCATCTGTTCACTGAAATTgcccttgaatcgatcagctgatcaatctatcctgggccaatcgatcagctgatcgattctgcGACATTGTGgtcatgaaaaatttatttttaatcgatcagctgatcgattgaaaccttccaatcgatcaattgatcgattggatttctgatttcctgaaatccaatttcagggaaattcagaaatgccttagaaattctaaaaaattctaaaaatcatgaaaattcatgtagacattacttaggatatatactatcatggaaaaataacgCTCTATAAAATACTTCCTATTtccaaagattgatacaaacttgaaaacttataaaatctTCAATGTTTTTCTAGTTtgtatctaacttttcaatgatgatactATCAatgatagtcttcaccaaggtttttcaaaatatatttaaaatcattttcaaaccaatatccaatcatgttctttgggctcaatgcacatgacttatacattagccTTCCCAATGATTGAGTACATAATTATGTTTTTGATGAAATCaagactcaaatagatgcacaaaatcaacatcttgagtctttttcatcatcctaacatctcacttgtatctaatgtgtactaaagcaCACAAGTTACCTTATGctcctttgtgagatgtagatttggtTTTTCCCTAAACTAGGGACATGtacatctatctaggcattttggattaTGAACATCCATCTATTATGTAACTTGTTAGTAaatatcattatccttaattgcaaggaattaaaaataatactagatgaattatgacatacatcaaatggataattttagaaagaaaatttgctataactatatgatgtatgtatgacatgacatggtatttttatgtttttcataataaaacatgaatgcaaaatatgatgtcatgacatataatggccAAATAAAGCATGGTAATTTAGCTTAAATaaagtacctagattatctaagtatctttaatccttagctaacttaaaattaaatcctagattgcacacctttttcttcaagaaaatgtcaaaacccaacttggcatttattTACCTCTTGATtaattgtaccaatttaaaattaagcatatttctcaaatttttggcacattttactcttccaaagagtactcattttaaattaaggcctagattgactcttaacttcctaagaaaatacccaagtcccaacttggtatttcttatgcttttcccaattgtgtcaatttaaattcctcaagttttgacacattttactcttccaaagagtaaatgataatcaacttcattttcaaaggttaacaataatcttgaaaatactctctgagtgtcaactttatcaaggttgggttaactacccttccaatttgaattgacactctctaacccatctaaggggtagagaaaatgctcctaggaacccaaaacctattgatgcaccttggatgctctaggtactcactagggataacttccctagttaccttcctaatacCCTTCTtaggtttcttagaagccttggtcatctcctctaggtcaactctagggattgcttcccttgtgaccttcttagacttcttagacgtcttagtcacatttgtagtTGTAAAGATActtctagagataacttcccttgtatccttaacTTGACACCTAGAtctagagttggttccatagctattgGAAccttatggtaagaaattacatccttcttagccttaggtttgtatcccaaacctctatggccattaaaTGGCTTTtgcactcctagacctaggttatgttcattttgtccttttaggatattttccatctttGTAGGgtattttccattttatcaagccttgacctcaatacttgattttcttccataaACTCtatattttggtttttcattttgtccttgagcatttttattttaggcctataact
The Zingiber officinale cultivar Zhangliang unplaced genomic scaffold, Zo_v1.1 ctg255, whole genome shotgun sequence DNA segment above includes these coding regions:
- the LOC122037331 gene encoding CO(2)-response secreted protease-like, coding for MQLCFQLVLLNFGPEFLSPAMDNLLQFFLVFASLSICATSNKVAEPYVVYMGSIEGGDHDALQAEHLQTLSSVIPSDQKERVSLIQSYHHAFKGFSAMLTQKEASLLSGYDNVVSVFRDHILQLQTTRSWDFLDEESGIGSPRLRSKASNDVIIGIIDTGIWPELPSFNDNGMSMIPSRWKGTCMEGSDFKKSDCNRKLIGARYYTSQVVSIQPPSNDPHVNKVNTFGSPRDSVGHGTHTASTAAGSMVSNASYYGIAGGVAKGGSPSSRLAMYKACSLGGCASSTVLRAIDDAIDDGVDIISISIGMSSVFQSDYLSDPISIGAFHANQRGILVVCSGGNDGPDPYTVVNSAPWIFTVAASSIDRSFQSTIVLGNGNMFKGTAINFSNHSESVTYPLAYGGDVAAELTPRSEASNCYPGSIDADKAAGKILVCVNTDPSVTRRIKKSVAEGAKAKGMILMDEVEKEVPFDSGSFPFSQIGNDMGDQILRYINSTRKPSAVILPTEEVKEFKPAPAVAYFSARGPGALTESILKPDVMAPGVSILAASIPSSDGVPVGKKPSTFAIKSGTSMACPHVAGAGAFVKSAHPRWSASMIRSALMTTASVTNNLGKSLTSNSGASANYHDTGAGEISPLRALSPGIIFETTTEDYLNFLCYYGYKNQAIRTIAGTNFSCPINPSPDLISSINYPSISIAKLEGKNQAVTTVSRTVTNVGPPNSTYTVSVDAPTGLIVKVSPERLVFTRRGMKASYHVNFQATTMSKGYAYGSIVWSDGAHKVTTVFAVNLM